ctATTATTGGGGGGGCTATTGTTGGGGAGTGGGGCGGTTGTTGGGGCCAAACTTTGAGTTAAAGGTCTttggtgcctcagtttccccactcaATGCTCCAAGAGCCTAggtttcccccctcccctcccccaaagACATGGGGGgccctgtcccctctgtgtccctgttAGCCACTCGGGTGCCCACAGTAGCCCTGGGGGTCCCGTTAGCCGCCTGGGTGCCCACAGTAGCCCTGCATGCCCCATTAGCCACCTGGGTGTCAGCAGTAGCCACCTGGGTGCCTCATTAGCCACCAGGATCCCCACAATAGCCCTGCATGCCCCATTAGCCACGTGAGCGCCAGCAATAGCCCTGCATACCCCATTAGCCATCTGGGTGCCCCGTTAGCCGCCTGGGTTCCAGCAGTAGCCCAGCGTGCCCCGTTAGCCACCTGGGTGCCCACAGTAGCCCCATGTGCCCCATGAAGCCACCTGGATGCTGTGCCAGGAATGGGAATGACTGGGAACAACCTCATGGGAGCTACTGGCCCACTGGGCAACCCCCCAGTCCAAcccccacggctgccccatagatgccccACGGtgtggggaaggggggaggcccccgcgccccccccaAGGTGGGCTGCAGTGTCCCCTCGGGGCTGATGGGAACAAGCCAGAGCTCGTTAGCGTCACGGCTGCGGCGCCGGCGGCCGCGTTGAGCACCTGTCAGAGCCACTCGCGTCTCCCCAAGTGCCCAAACCCATCGCCATCAGGTGTGACGGCAGCACCGGGTTCTTCTTCAACCCCTCCAAGAACGTCGGTGATGGGCACAACGCCGGGAACCCGGGGTGGGGGTGAGGATGGAAGgcatcttctccatccccatgtGGTCCTTCTTCTCGCCACCCCAGTCTGCGGCAGCATGGACATCCGTAATGATGTCTCCCAGCTCCAGAAGTTGGAGAATTGCTCCATCATCGAGGGCAACCTGCAGATCTTATTGATGTTCACCACGGGCACCGAGGACTTTCGGGGGCTCAGCTTCCCTCGCCTGCTCATGATCACTGAGTATTTGCTCCTCTTCCGCGTCTATGGGCTGGAGAGCCTACGGGATCTCTTCCCTAACCTCTCCGTCATCCGTGGGACCAACCTCTTCTTCAGTTACGCTTTGGTCATCTTTGAGATGCCGCATCTCCGGGACGTTGGGCTCCACAGCCTGAGCCACGTCCTGCGCGGCTCCATCCGCATAGAACGCAACCAGGAGCTTTGCCACCTCTCCACCATCGACTGGGGACTTCTGCTGCCCGACGCCGTGGACAACACCTACATCGTGGGCAACAAATTGGCCGAAGAGTGCGCCGACGTCTGCCCGGGCATCTTGGACGTGGAAAAACCGTGCGCGCAAACAAACGTCAACGGGCAGATGGATTATCGCTGCTGGACATCCAACTACTGCCAgaaaggtgggtgctgggttgCATCGTAGCGGCTGGAGAGTcaactgggaagggactgggaaaGCACCGGTGGAGCTCCAAGGGGATGGGAGGCCCTGGCAGGTGGCCGTTGGCTCCACCAGCGTGGTGGGGTAACCAGATCCGCGGTGTTTCATCCTCCGGAGGCGAGGCCAGGTCCCCGCTGCCGTGTTTTCCCAGCGGGGAGGTAAATACGGGCCCCTCCCGGGCTCGTTTGCTGTAAACAAACGGAGCTGATAATGAAATCTGTACTGTAAACACTGATCCTTATCGGCGCTGGAGCTCAGTGCCGTCCATCCGTCTGTCCTGCCCTGTCTTCATCCACTCGTCCAGCTGCACACACAACCACCCGTCAAGCCTCCTGGCTGTGTGTCCACTTGCCGTGTGgccatcccttcctccctccatgcatccctccatccatccctttctccatccctccatccatcccttcatccctccatcccttcatctATCCCTCTATCCCTCCACCCTTCCCTCCATCTatcccttcatccctccatctgtccctccctcccttcctccattccttcatctctttctccttctatccctccatccctccctccatctctccattcatcccccatctctccaCTCCTCCGTCTCTCCATCAATCGCTTCATCACCCCTCCAACTCtcattcctccctccctctctccatccaaccctccctccctccactcttccctctttccacccctctctctctctccttctacCCCTTCATCCATCTCTccttccatctctccatccctctctccatccaaccctcctccctctctccctttctccatcttcccatccatccatccatccatccatccatccatccatccatccatccatccctccctctctccttgcCTCCCTCCACCTCCCAGCCCAGCAGAACATCaacccctccatcccttcccacccaaTTAAACCCTTGACCCCTCACCCCTCCATGGCTGGGTGACCTCCTGGCCCTTCTCCTGGCCCACAGTGGTGTCTCTCTCCCCGCAGTGTGCCCGTGTGGTGCGGGCTCGGCGTGCACGGCAGCGGGCGAGTGTTGCCACGCCGAGTGTTTGGGGGGTTGTGGGCGACCTCGTGACAACCGTGCCTGCGTCGCCTGTCGCCATTTCCACTTCAACGGCCACTGTCTGCCCTCCTGTCCACCGAGAACCTACGAGTACGAAGGTTGGCGTTGCGTCACGGCCGAATACTGCGCCAGCCTCCGCAAGGTCTCCCACAACCCTCGTGATGCCTCCAAGTTCGTCATCCACCAGCAGCAATGCCTTTCCGAGTGTCCCTCAGGCTACACCAGGAATGAGAGCAGGTAGAGAtggtccccaatgtcccccaacCAACATGTCTTAGATGCCACCACCGTGCCAGGCTCATGTCTTGTCTCCATCTTCCTGCCCGCAGCATCTTCTGCCACAAGTGTGAAGGTTTGTGTCCCAAGGAGTGCAAGGTGGGCACCAAGACCATCGATTCAACGCGGGCGGCGCAGGAGTTGGGCGGTTGCACCTTCATTGAAGGCAACCTCATCTTGAACATCCGCCGAGGCTGTGAGTGTTGGATCGGTCCCTTGGAACCCACCCTGGGTGGGATGTCCTCCATGGGGTGAAGGCGGGAGGTTATTTGGGGGGAGAAATGAATGGGGTACGACCCTCTCCCTGAGCTCATGTCCATGGGTTGTCCCCAGATAACCTGGCCTcggagctgcagagcagcctggggCTCATCGAGACCATCACGGGCTTCCTCAAGATCAAGCACTCCTTTGCCCTTGTCTCCTTGTCCTTCTTCAAGAACCTCAAGCTGATCCGTGGTGACTCCATGGTGGACGGGTGAGGATCAGGATGGGTTTGGGTGGACGTGTGTGGCTTGAGGGGTGTCTATGCCCACCGCTTCCATCCACGTCTCCTCCAGGAATTACACCCTTTACGTCCTGGACAACCAGaacctgcagcagctctgggattGGAGCCACCAtgtcctctccatcccagtGGGCAAGATGTACTTTGCCTTCAACCCCAAGCTGTGCCTGGCCGAGATTTACCACATGGAAGAGGTGACGGGCACCAAGGGGCGGCAGAACAAAGCAGAGATCAACCCCAGAACCAACGGGGACCGGGCGTCCTGTAGGTACAGGGACGGGGACACCCACCGGCACCACAACCTCCTGCCTGaacccttcctcctctccacaggcAAGACCCAGACCTTGCGCTTCATCTCCAACATCACCGAGTCCGACCGCATCTTCCTCAAGTGGGAGCGGTATCAGCCACCGGAGTACCGGGATCTCCTCAGCTTCATCGTCTACTATAAGGAGTCGTAAGTGGTTTCATAGcctcatggaatggtttgggttggaatcatagaatcatggaaaagacctttgagatcatcaagccatccctgtccaccactgaaccatccTTGAGAACCTCATCTACCCATgctttaaacccctccaggatggggactccactccATCCCTGCGTGGCCGTTCCAGTGCACAAgaacccttttagtgaagacctttttcttgatgtccgatctgaacctgccctggtgcaacttgaggccattccctctcatcccatcacttgggagaagagaccaacatccacttCACCCCAATGCCCTCTCAGTCAGCTGGAgacagggatgaggtctcccctcagctttttctccagggtgaacaacccacggtccctcagctgctccttgtaagacttgttctccagccccttcaccagcttcattgctcttctcaattgaccataaagatcatccagttccaccccctccatGGGGCCTTGGAACATCCCCATCTCGGAGGGCTTGGGAACCCCAGTGCCCTGTGAGCTGCTGGAACCTAGAGGGGTCGTGTGGCTGGGAGAAGGTCCCAGGACCCCTCCTGATGCTCGATGTGGGGATAGACCCTTCCAGAACGTGTCAGAGTATGTGGGGCAGGACGCCTGTGGGGCCCAGAGCTGGAATGTGGTGGACGTGGACCTGCCGCTCAACAGCGAGCAGGCACCAGGCGTGGCCTTGCTCAACCTCCGTCCCTGGACCCAATACGCCATCTTCGTCCGGGCCATCACCCTCACCACCGCTGAGGAAGGACGCAACTATGGGGCGGAGAGTGAGGTGGTCTACATCCGTACCATGCCAGCAGGTAAGGTTCTTGCAAGGGGGCTGGAGATGCCCGTGGTGGCCACTCAAAGTTGAACTGACATCCCTGTGTCCACCCAGCCCCAACGGTGCCCCGGGATGTCATCTCCATGTCCAACTCCTCTTCTCACATCGTGGTGCGCTGGAAGCCACCAACGCAACGCAATGGCAACATCACCTACTACCTGGTGCTGTGGCAGCAGTTGGCCGAGGACATGGAGCTCTACATCAACGACTACTGCCACAAAGGTGAGGAAAGGCAGGTTGGACGCAGCATCTGGAGACACCAGCTGGATGGAAATGCTCCCACCAAGCTGGGCTCTACCAGCATGACCCATCTCCACCCGTAGGGCTGAAGCTTCCCACGAGCAGCGCAGACACCCGCTTCGGGGATGGGGATGGCCCTGAGGTGGAGCAGGACACAGAGGAACGATGCTGCCCCTGCCGTCCCACCGACGGACAACTCCGCGTTGAGGGTGAAGCTGAGTCCTTCCAGAAGAAGTTTGAGAACTTCCTTCACAACTCCATCATCATCCCCAGGTCAAGCGGGGTCCCTCAGGGTGGGTCTACCCTGGGTTGGGGTGTGGTGGCTGCTCCTCACAGATCCTTTAACTGATTTCCTGCTGTCTCAGGCCACCCTGGAAGGTGACGTCCATCAACAAGAACCATCAAAGGTGAGCAAAGACCAGAAAAGCTTGGAAGGTGTCGGTTTTGGGGACAATCAGTATGTCCTGGGTCCCCACTGCTTCCTGTCCCTATAACCCACAGGATCCCAAAGCGCCGCAGGGATGTGGTGGCCGTCACCTCCTTGGCCAACACCTCCTCGGTGGAGCCACCAGCCCCAAGCCGTGCTGGTGGGGAGCCCAAACCTGACTTCCAGATCTTTGAGGACAAGGTGGTGCGTGACCGGGTGGTTCTGTCGCAGCTGCGGCACTTCACCGAGTACCGCATCGACATCCACGCCTGCAACCACGCCGCACACACCGTGGGCTGCAGCGCCGCCACCTTCGTCTTCGCCAGGACGATGCCAGAGCGTAGGTCCCACCAACCTCTCGCCTCCAAACCCTGTCTTGGAGATGCTGGGATGCTCTGGCACATTCGGGATGGGTGTTTTGGTAGTGGGTTGGGGTCTGGGTGATACCTTCAGGAGTTGAGCCCCTCCGTGGTCCTCTCCAGTGCAAGCCG
This window of the Cuculus canorus isolate bCucCan1 chromosome 28, bCucCan1.pri, whole genome shotgun sequence genome carries:
- the INSRR gene encoding insulin receptor-related protein, with translation MGTRTLGALRLGVMLLVLGTPPLPPVRAPSEICGSMDIRNDVSQLQKLENCSIIEGNLQILLMFTTGTEDFRGLSFPRLLMITEYLLLFRVYGLESLRDLFPNLSVIRGTNLFFSYALVIFEMPHLRDVGLHSLSHVLRGSIRIERNQELCHLSTIDWGLLLPDAVDNTYIVGNKLAEECADVCPGILDVEKPCAQTNVNGQMDYRCWTSNYCQKVCPCGAGSACTAAGECCHAECLGGCGRPRDNRACVACRHFHFNGHCLPSCPPRTYEYEGWRCVTAEYCASLRKVSHNPRDASKFVIHQQQCLSECPSGYTRNESSIFCHKCEGLCPKECKVGTKTIDSTRAAQELGGCTFIEGNLILNIRRGYNLASELQSSLGLIETITGFLKIKHSFALVSLSFFKNLKLIRGDSMVDGNYTLYVLDNQNLQQLWDWSHHVLSIPVGKMYFAFNPKLCLAEIYHMEEVTGTKGRQNKAEINPRTNGDRASCKTQTLRFISNITESDRIFLKWERYQPPEYRDLLSFIVYYKESPFQNVSEYVGQDACGAQSWNVVDVDLPLNSEQAPGVALLNLRPWTQYAIFVRAITLTTAEEGRNYGAESEVVYIRTMPAAPTVPRDVISMSNSSSHIVVRWKPPTQRNGNITYYLVLWQQLAEDMELYINDYCHKGLKLPTSSADTRFGDGDGPEVEQDTEERCCPCRPTDGQLRVEGEAESFQKKFENFLHNSIIIPRPPWKVTSINKNHQRIPKRRRDVVAVTSLANTSSVEPPAPSRAGGEPKPDFQIFEDKVVRDRVVLSQLRHFTEYRIDIHACNHAAHTVGCSAATFVFARTMPELQADNIPGNVTWEPASKNSVLLRWEEPRNPNGLILKYEIKYSRESEEVTTVVCVSRHRYSKYGGVHLALLQPGNYSAKVRATSLAGNGSWTGLVKFYILGPAEEESGGFHVLLTVTPVVLMVLISCLAAFVFFYNKRRSNDGYPSGTLYTSVNPEYFSASDVYIPDEWEVSREKITVIRELGQGSFGMVYEGLALGLVAEGEETKVALKTVNELATMRERIEFLNEASVMKAFKCHHVVRLLGVVSQGQPALVIMELMTRGDLKSYLRSLRPDAENNPGLPPPSLKDMIQMAGEIADGMAYLNAKKFVHRDLAARNCMVSEDFTVKIGDFGMTRDIYETDYYRKGGKGLLPVRWMSPEALKDGIFNTQSDVWSFGVVLWEIATLAEQPYQGMSNEQVLRFVMDNGVLERPENCPEKLHELMCRCWQQNPRQRPSFVQLLESIKDHMAPAFRTLSFFYSPENHRCDSGEASDLEMEQNPGDNDEIPASPIPARKDHSPRWLPNGTA